One window of the Triticum dicoccoides isolate Atlit2015 ecotype Zavitan chromosome 3B, WEW_v2.0, whole genome shotgun sequence genome contains the following:
- the LOC119281183 gene encoding uncharacterized protein LOC119281183 produces the protein MTPPFLAASGPDDYAFVRCASGCDSWAPHHVRLDGDSYRLCSSCVLLSNPEAYCSACLLLLFPGAYAASSREARVDFSPGPTAACSNCGVFVAHLSCIPDPYSFICPPCAAAVDNVPFSYDLAGVGRSARVLLTAALLSHESALHDAAAAREKAERSLQEAAAARRLARDMLDAAFRAAEAEAYRDAKEQATPSAPAVVHLKKKTPNTNGHKRKTPKSNDANREKDKLLKFNDMQQPALAFAAAAAAAASSMPSPSPMQSSRLNQSQVKQEAMPLPMPSSTLDRGGSADRAAKDDYRALFGTLQ, from the exons ATGACGCCTCCCTTCCTCGCCGCCTCAGGCCCCGACGACTACGCGTTCGTCCGCTGCGCCTCCGGCTGCGACTCCTGGGCCCCCCACCACGTCCGCCTCGACGGCGACTCGTAtcgcctctgctcctcctgcgtccTCCTCTCCAACCCCGAGGCCTACTGCtccgcctgcctcctcctcctctttcccgGCGCCTACGCCGCCTCCTCCCGTGAAGCCCGCGTCGACTTCTCGCCAGGCCCCACCGCCGCCTGCTCCAACTGCGGCGTCTTCGTCGCCCACCTCTCCTGCATCCCGGACCCGTACTCCTTCATCTGCCCGCCGTGCGCCGCCGCCGTCGACAACGTGCCCTTCTCGTACGATCTCGCGGGAGTGGGGCGCTCCGCGCGCGTCCTCCTCACCGCGGCGCTGCTTTCGCACGAGTCCGCCTTGCAcgacgccgccgcggcccgcgagaAGGCGGAGCGTAGCCTACAGGAGGCTGCGGCCGCCCGGAGGCTAGCGCGCGACATGCTAGACGCCGCGTTTCGCGCCGCAGAGGCGGAGGCCTACAGGGACGCCAAGGAGCAGGCCACGCCGTCCGCGCCCGCAGTCGTGCATCTCAAGAAGAAGACGCCTAATACCAACGGGCACAAGAGGAAGACCCCCAAGAGCAACGATGCCAACAGGGAGAAGGACAAGCTGCTCAAGTTCAACGACATGCAGCAGCCGGCGCTGGCCTTTGCCGCAGCGGCGGCGGCCGCAGCCAGCTCAATGCCATCGCCATCGCCGATGCAATCATCAAGACTGAACCAGAGTCAAGTGAAACAGGAGGCCATGCCATTGCCGATGCCCTCATCGACATTGGACCGCGGAG GTTCAGCAGACAGAGCGGCGAAAGATGATTACAGGGCACTCTTCGGCACCTTGCAATAG